One genomic segment of Arachis duranensis cultivar V14167 chromosome 4, aradu.V14167.gnm2.J7QH, whole genome shotgun sequence includes these proteins:
- the LOC107482895 gene encoding probable galacturonosyltransferase 4 — MVAMRNIVLLLLCITVVAPIVLYTDRLGTYKSPSTKEEFIEDVTAFVGAGDSGHLNLLPQETSTALKEPIGVVYTEDLTETKNLPRERPMVVESREHVSARVLSTTTEEDQGRKESLIRLVTDKQGNDANTLEKADGSGGENVNSEDAIDVDDSDAKLTKSDRGSDRESQVKDIKQEPQATIASSNINKKILSGETNKQKEQMPPDAKVQQLKDQLIQAKIFLSLPVVKSNSHLTRELRLRVKEVSRTLGDASKDSDLPRNANERIKAMEQTLLKGKQAQDDCAAVVKKLRAMIHSTEEQLHAHKKQTLFLTQLTAKTLPKGLHCLPLRLTTEYYNLNSSQQQFPNQEKLEDPRLYHYAIFSDNILAAAVVVNSTAVNAKDTSKHVFHIVTDRLNYAAMRMWFLANPPGNATIQVQNIEDFTWLNASYSPVLRQLGSPSMIDYYFKTHRATSDSNLKFRNPKYLSILNHLRFYLPEIFPKLNKVLFLDDDIVVKKDLTGLWSVDLKGNVNGAVETCGESFHRFDRYLNFSHPLIAKNFDPRACGWAYGMNIFDLAEWKRQNITEVYHNWQNLNHDRQLWKLGTLPPGLITFWKRTFPLNRSWHVLGLGYNPNVNQRDIDRAAVIHYNGNLKPWLEISIPKFRSHWTKYVDYDHVYLRECNINP, encoded by the exons ATGGTGGCTATGAGGAACATTGTGCTTTTGTTGCTTTGCATCACTGTTGTTGCTCCAATTGTTCTCTATACCGATCGTCTTGGCACCTACAAGTCACCATCCA CCAAGGAAGAGTTTATTGAAGATGTTACTGCTTTTGTAGGTGCAGGTGACTCTGGCCATTTGAATCTGCTTCCTCAG GAAACTTCAACAGCTCTTAAAGAGCCTATTGGGGTTGTATACACTGAGGACTTAACCGAAACAAAGAATTTGCCTCGAG AGAGGCCGATGGTGGTTGAATCAAGGGAACATGTGTCGGCACGGGTGCTGTCAACTACAACTGAGGAAGATCAAGGTAGAAAGGAGAGCCTCATTAGACTGGTGACTGACAAGCAAGGGAATGATGCGAACACCTTGGAGAAAGCTGATGGCAGTGGTGGCGAAAATGTAAACAGCGAAGATGCTATTGATGTTGATGACAGTGATGCAAAGCTCACTAAATCAGATCGTGGTTCTGATCGCGAGTCTCAAGTTAAG GATATTAAACAGGAGCCGCAAGCAACTATCGCCTCCAGCAacataaacaagaaaattctCTCAGGGGAAACCAATAAGCAGAAAGAACAAATGCCACCAGATGCTAAGGTACAGCAACTCAAAGATCAACTCATCCAGGCTAAAATCTTTCTTTCCTTGCCAGTAGTAAAAAGTAACTCCCATCTTACACGGGAACTACGACTACGGGTAAAGGAAGTTTCACGAACACTTGGAGATGCAAGCAAGGATTCTGACTTACCTAGGAA CGCAAATGAGAGAATAAAGGCGATGGAACAAACTTTGTTGAAAGGGAAGCAAGCTCAAGATGATTGTGCTGCTGTTGTGAAGAAGCTTCGGGCTATGATCCACTCAACAGAGGAGCAGCTCCATGCACACAAGAAGCAGACTTTGTTCTTAACACAATTAACAGCAAAAACATTGCCAAAAGGTCTTCACTGTCTTCCACTGCGCCTTACAACTGAGTATTATAACTTGAATTCTTCTCAGCAACAGTTCCCCAATCAAGAGAAGTTAGAAGACCCTCGACTATACCATTATGCAATATTCTCAGACAACATATTGGCTGCGGCTGttgttgtgaattcaactgctGTTAATGCTAAG GACACCTCAAAGCATGTTTTTCACATTGTTACCGACAGACTCAATTATGCAGCAATGAGGATGTGGTTTTTGGCAAATCCACCCGGCAATGCAACCATTCAGGTTCAGAACATTGAAGATTTTACATGGTTGAATGCAAGTTATAGTCCTGTTCTTAGGCAGTTGGGATCTCCATCCATGATTGATTATTACTTCAAGACTCACCGAGCAACTTCTGATTCAAACCTGAAGTTTAGAAATCCAAAATATTTATCTATCTTGAATCATCTCCGTTTCTACCTGCCTGAGATCTTTCCAAAGCTCAACAAGGTGCTGTTCTTGGATGATGATATAGTTGTGAAGAAGGATCTGACTGGTCTTTGGTCAGTTGATCTGAAAGGCAATGTAAATGGTGCTGTAGAAACTTGTGGAGAAAGTTTTCATCGATTTGATCGTTATCTTAACTTCTCCCATCCTCTTATCGCAAAGAATTTTGACCCGCGTGCTTGTGGGTGGGCATATGGTATGAATATATTTGATTTAGCCGAATGGAAGAGGCAAAACATCACCGAGGTGTACCACAACTGGCAGAATCTG AATCATGATAGACAGCTGTGGAAGTTAGGAACACTGCCACCGGGTCTCATAACATTCTGGAAACGAACTTTCCCGCTGAACCGATCTTGGCATGTCCTGGGTCTCGGCTACAACCCCAATGTCAACCAAAGAGATATTGATCGCGCTGCCGTTATCCACTACAATGGCAACTTGAAGCCATGGCTTGAGATAAGTATTCCCAAGTTCCGAAGTCATTGGACAAAGTATGTCGATTATGATCATGTGTATTTGCGAGAATGCAACATCAACCCATAG
- the LOC107482815 gene encoding uncharacterized protein LOC107482815 — translation MASEEESFLVLVHCSGKIQRNKKYGVKFTNRESLSVFISSSSTLSDVKNNILHKLGVFGSKWVKKLFYKISIAVVPTGVKYDTFVIAADEDIRVLFHCVRSFSKVRIHELYAKLEVDVDSSGTSAPVHSSTAADGASSSMPAAGPFVPQVASPSFAADLDRTEAVVSVSLENLGVWQQAFEVDTGGSMIHYLQEFGKPDRQYSPHFSTLNLEAIGQQADGGAIIGGSSTEFQIGQSFHNKDEVVLSVKDYSFRRGVEYRVLESDHLKYHGKCKEFGKGCSWLIRISLRSRKGTWEVRRYNGPHTCLATSISSDHRQFGYHVICARIYLLVRADAAVTVKVAAKYIRLVTAVHSLRCSSTSISG, via the exons ATGGCAAGTGAGGAAGAGAGTTTTCTTGTCTTAGTGCATTGTTCTGGGAAAAttcaaagaaacaaaaaatatggtGTGAAGTTTACTAACAGAGAATCGTTGAGTGTATTTATCAGTTCATCAAGCACTTTGTCAGATGTAAAGAACAACATCTTGCATAAGCTTGGGGTATTTGGGAGCAAGTGGGTGAAGAAGCTATTTTACAAGATTTCCATCGCAGTTGTGCCGACCGGTGTTAAGTATGATACGTTTGTGATAGCGGCCGATGAAGATATTCGGGTTCTATTTCACTGTGTTAGGAGTTTTTCGAAGGTCAGAATACACGAGCTGTATGCGAAGTTGGAGGTTGATGTCGATAGTTCTGGGACATCAGCTCCAGTTCATAGCTCGACTGCCGCGGATGGTGCGTCTAGTTCGATGCCTGCGGCCGGACCATTTGTTCCGCAGGTTGCATCCCCTTCCTTTGCAGCTGATTTAGATCGAACGGAGGCAGTTGTTTCTGTATCGTTGGAGAATCTTGGGGTCTGGCAGCAGGCATTTGAGGTGGACACCGGTGGTAGCATGATTCATTATCTTCAAGAGTTTGGAAAACCTGATCGA CAGTACTCTCCACACTTCTCCACTCTAAACTTGGAGGCTATTGGTCAACAGGCAGACGGAGGTGCTATAATTGGGGGTTCTTCTACAGAATTTCAGATTGGACAATCATTCCATAATAAAGATGAAGTTGTTCTGAGTGTGAAAGACTATAGCTTCCGTCGAGGTGTTGAGTACAGAGTCCTGGAATCAGATCATCTGAAGTATCATGGAAAATGCAAGGAGTTCGGCAAGGGTTGTAGTTGGTTGATTCGCATATCGCTTCGTTCACGAAAGGGCACTTGGGAGGTTAGGAGATATAACGGTCCGCACACTTGCTTAGCCACCTCTATTTCCAGTGATCACCGGCAGTTTGGTTACCACGTTATCTGTGCTAGAATTTATTTGTTGGTCAGGGCGGATGCTGCGGTTACGGTAAAGGTCGCCGCAAAATATATCAGGCTAGTGACCGCCGTCCATAGCCTACGGTGCTCATCAACAAGTATCTCCGGATGA